A genomic window from Flavobacterium hankyongi includes:
- a CDS encoding NAD(P)H-dependent glycerol-3-phosphate dehydrogenase: MSEKPKFAVIGGGSWATAIVKMLTMNVDQVNWYMRSVYAIEHLKLHKHNPNYLSSVEFDIKKLNLTNDINEAVKDADYIIFAIPSAFLNNELQNLTEDLQGKVIFSAIKGIVPETSMIVGEHFHKNYNIDYDNIGVITGPCHAEEVALERLSYLTIACGDAAKAKIMAKNLASYFIKTKTTDDIIGTEYAAVLKNIYSIAAGIAHGLGYGDNFQAVLMSNAIREMKRFIKKVHKMKRNINNSAYLGDLLVTGYSVFSRNRMFGNMIGKGYTVKSAQMEMSMVAEGYYAAKSAWNLNKEYKAKTPILDAVYEVLYEGKEAKQSFKKLTDKLN; the protein is encoded by the coding sequence ATGAGTGAAAAACCAAAATTTGCCGTTATAGGTGGTGGTAGTTGGGCCACAGCCATTGTGAAAATGTTAACTATGAATGTTGACCAAGTAAATTGGTACATGAGAAGCGTATATGCTATAGAACATTTAAAACTTCACAAACACAACCCAAACTATTTAAGTTCGGTTGAATTTGACATCAAAAAACTAAACCTAACTAATGATATTAACGAGGCAGTAAAAGATGCTGACTATATAATATTTGCAATCCCTTCGGCTTTCCTAAATAACGAACTTCAAAACTTAACCGAAGATCTGCAAGGGAAAGTCATTTTTTCGGCAATTAAAGGTATTGTTCCAGAAACCAGTATGATTGTTGGTGAACACTTCCACAAAAATTATAATATCGATTATGATAATATTGGTGTTATAACAGGCCCTTGTCACGCCGAAGAAGTTGCTTTAGAACGCTTATCATATCTAACAATTGCATGCGGTGATGCTGCTAAGGCGAAAATAATGGCTAAAAATCTAGCTAGTTATTTTATAAAAACCAAAACCACTGATGACATCATCGGCACTGAATATGCAGCAGTTTTAAAAAACATTTATTCGATAGCTGCTGGTATTGCTCATGGTTTGGGTTATGGAGATAACTTTCAAGCTGTATTAATGAGTAACGCGATTCGTGAAATGAAACGATTCATCAAGAAAGTTCATAAAATGAAACGCAACATCAACAATTCGGCATATTTAGGAGACTTGTTGGTAACGGGTTACTCAGTCTTTTCCAGAAACAGAATGTTTGGTAACATGATTGGTAAAGGCTATACTGTAAAATCAGCACAAATGGAAATGAGTATGGTTGCCGAAGGATATTATGCTGCAAAAAGTGCTTGGAATTTAAATAAAGAATACAAAGCCAAAACTCCTATCCTAGATGCTGTTTACGAAGTATTGTATGAAGGAAAAGAAGCAAAACAATCGTTCAAGAAACTAACGGATAAATTGAATTAA
- a CDS encoding nicotinic acid mononucleotide adenyltransferase, whose translation MKTIKILLLAIFTPLLFTACVKEVYVEDTYVDNGISLPQLMEGYDLWYVDYDATTGSGDVPFLTRAFTVSFVNGSMYANNNLAGIGSTGGGFGVRIGSYNYFTNAVRVYHDIYGIYDLEVYQLSSNRIKLYNRSENVTYYLNGYQRSSFDYNKLFYDNLHYFLQEYKAWEKVYTSNYGALNDFDNEHFIQFIAGGSDNNFRSSQDAPGTPYNNIYWDFTGLYGISNTSSYYSKILTLDYDFWGNESFTITVINDSRIRLYHNASGTTYEFVGRGFIQYMKKGVTTPRERAKSTAGKLES comes from the coding sequence ATGAAAACTATAAAAATACTTTTGTTGGCCATTTTTACTCCACTGCTCTTTACGGCATGTGTGAAGGAAGTATATGTTGAAGATACATATGTAGATAATGGTATTTCATTACCACAACTTATGGAAGGATACGATTTGTGGTATGTAGACTATGATGCAACAACAGGAAGCGGTGATGTTCCTTTTTTAACAAGAGCCTTTACTGTTTCGTTTGTGAATGGGAGTATGTATGCTAATAACAATTTGGCAGGTATTGGTTCAACTGGAGGAGGTTTTGGAGTGCGTATAGGAAGCTATAATTATTTTACAAATGCTGTAAGGGTATATCATGATATTTATGGGATTTATGACCTTGAGGTATATCAGTTATCTTCTAACCGAATTAAATTGTATAACCGTAGTGAGAATGTAACTTATTATTTAAACGGTTACCAAAGAAGTTCTTTTGATTACAATAAATTGTTCTATGATAATTTACATTATTTTTTACAAGAATATAAAGCTTGGGAAAAGGTATATACAAGTAACTATGGAGCGTTAAATGATTTTGATAACGAACATTTTATTCAGTTCATTGCAGGAGGGAGTGATAACAATTTCCGTTCATCACAAGATGCACCTGGTACACCATACAATAATATCTATTGGGATTTTACAGGATTATATGGCATTTCTAACACATCTAGCTATTACAGTAAAATTTTAACATTAGATTATGATTTTTGGGGCAATGAATCGTTTACCATCACCGTTATTAATGATAGTAGGATTCGATTATACCACAATGCATCAGGGACAACCTATGAATTTGTTGGTCGAGGATTTATTCAGTACATGAAAAAAGGAGTAACAACTCCAAGAGAAAGAGCAAAAAGTACTGCAGGAAAATTAGAGAGTTAA
- a CDS encoding iron-containing alcohol dehydrogenase: MTNFELYNPTNYVFGKGQITKLPDLIAKGKKILLAYGGGSIFKNGIYDQVKTALTGYEIVEFGGIEPNPRYETLMKAVQIIKDQNIDFILAVGGGSVIDGVKFISAAVKFEGEPKEILHKRLLIKDLSQVIPFGTVLTLPATGSEMNSGAVITINESQEKLSFGGSALFPQFSICDPTVIESLPKKQIQNGIVDAYTHVLEQYLTYPHDALLQDRIAESILQTLVEIGPSVVENPSDYKLASNYMWCATMALNGLIQKGVPSDWATHMIGHELTALYEIDHARTLAIIGPNLYRVMFETKKDKLAQYGERVFGITGNTIEDKAEKAIEKTVEFLHEMGMQTKLSENTSDNYTETADFIVKRFEERGWKALGEKQNITPEKVRAIVEMSY, translated from the coding sequence ATGACAAACTTCGAATTATACAATCCCACCAACTATGTGTTTGGAAAGGGACAAATTACAAAGCTTCCTGATTTAATAGCAAAAGGGAAAAAAATATTACTAGCCTACGGTGGTGGAAGCATCTTTAAAAATGGTATTTACGATCAAGTAAAAACCGCTTTAACAGGTTATGAAATTGTAGAATTTGGTGGAATAGAGCCAAATCCACGTTACGAAACCCTGATGAAAGCAGTTCAAATTATCAAAGACCAAAACATTGATTTTATACTAGCTGTAGGTGGCGGAAGTGTGATTGATGGTGTGAAATTCATTTCGGCAGCCGTGAAATTTGAAGGAGAACCAAAAGAAATTCTACACAAACGATTATTAATCAAAGATCTTTCTCAGGTTATCCCTTTTGGAACTGTTTTAACATTGCCAGCAACCGGTTCAGAGATGAATTCGGGAGCTGTAATTACCATTAATGAATCACAGGAAAAACTATCTTTTGGAGGTAGTGCTTTGTTTCCTCAATTTTCTATTTGTGATCCAACTGTAATTGAATCGTTACCCAAAAAACAAATTCAAAACGGAATCGTAGATGCTTACACTCACGTTTTAGAACAATATTTAACCTATCCTCACGATGCATTATTACAGGATAGAATTGCAGAAAGCATTTTACAGACTTTGGTCGAAATTGGTCCATCAGTAGTTGAAAACCCAAGTGATTATAAATTAGCTTCTAACTATATGTGGTGTGCAACCATGGCATTGAACGGATTAATCCAAAAAGGAGTCCCTTCAGACTGGGCAACTCATATGATTGGGCATGAGCTAACAGCATTATACGAAATTGACCATGCCAGAACATTGGCAATCATTGGCCCTAATTTATACCGTGTGATGTTTGAAACTAAAAAAGACAAACTAGCTCAATATGGAGAAAGAGTTTTTGGCATTACTGGTAATACTATAGAAGACAAAGCAGAAAAAGCCATCGAAAAAACTGTTGAATTCCTTCATGAAATGGGAATGCAGACAAAATTATCTGAAAACACTTCAGACAATTATACAGAAACAGCCGACTTTATTGTAAAACGATTTGAAGAAAGAGGTTGGAAAGCATTGGGCGAAAAACAGAATATTACCCCAGAAAAAGTTCGTGCTATTGTAGAAATGAGTTACTAA
- the gmk gene encoding guanylate kinase, with protein sequence MNNGGKLIVFSAPSGSGKTTIVRHLLGIDELNLEFSISAATREPRGQEVSGKDYYFMSIHDFKQHIKAEDFVEWEEVYRDNFYGTLKSEVERIWALGKNVIFDIDVAGGLRIKHKFPEQTLAVFVKPPSVDELKRRLKERSTESEEKINMRIAKAHVELATAPQFDTIIKNYDLDIAKQEAYELVKNFVNK encoded by the coding sequence ATGAATAACGGAGGAAAATTAATCGTATTCTCAGCACCATCAGGATCTGGAAAAACAACTATAGTAAGACATTTATTAGGAATTGACGAATTGAATTTAGAGTTTTCAATTTCTGCTGCAACTCGCGAACCAAGAGGTCAAGAAGTTTCAGGAAAAGACTATTACTTCATGTCAATTCATGATTTCAAGCAGCACATCAAAGCCGAAGATTTTGTAGAATGGGAAGAAGTATACCGTGATAATTTTTATGGCACATTAAAAAGTGAAGTAGAACGCATTTGGGCTTTGGGTAAGAATGTAATTTTTGACATTGATGTGGCTGGTGGATTACGCATTAAACACAAATTCCCTGAACAAACCCTTGCTGTTTTTGTTAAACCGCCAAGTGTAGATGAACTTAAACGCCGTTTAAAAGAACGCTCAACCGAAAGTGAGGAAAAAATCAATATGCGTATTGCAAAAGCTCATGTCGAGTTAGCTACAGCGCCCCAATTTGACACCATTATCAAAAACTATGATTTGGATATAGCTAAGCAAGAAGCTTATGAATTAGTAAAAAATTTCGTGAATAAATAA
- a CDS encoding YicC/YloC family endoribonuclease encodes MIQSMTGFGKASLQLTTKKITVELKSLNSKGLDLNVRMPSAYREMELGLRNQISQQLERGKIDFSLYIEVTGEETSSKINAPIVKAYIAQMKEILPEADATELMKMAVRMPDALKTEREEIDENEWNEIQKVINEALIGINQFRKDEGQSLENEFKTRISNIRQLMNDAVAYDAERVETVKTRLRTALDELQANVDENRFEQELIFYLEKYDITEEKVRLGNHLDYFLETLKSNEANGRKLGFITQEMGREINTMGSKSNHSEMQKLVVMMKDELEKIKEQVLNVL; translated from the coding sequence ATGATACAATCAATGACAGGTTTTGGTAAAGCATCTTTGCAATTAACCACAAAAAAAATTACTGTTGAATTAAAATCATTAAACAGCAAAGGTCTGGATTTAAATGTGCGTATGCCATCAGCGTATCGTGAGATGGAATTAGGCTTGCGTAATCAAATTTCTCAACAATTAGAAAGAGGAAAAATTGACTTTTCGTTATATATAGAAGTTACTGGAGAAGAAACTTCTTCAAAAATCAATGCACCTATCGTAAAAGCCTATATTGCGCAAATGAAGGAAATACTTCCTGAAGCAGATGCAACCGAGTTAATGAAAATGGCAGTTCGTATGCCTGACGCTTTAAAAACTGAGCGTGAAGAAATTGATGAAAATGAATGGAACGAAATCCAAAAAGTAATTAATGAAGCTTTAATTGGCATCAACCAATTCAGAAAAGATGAAGGACAATCTCTTGAAAACGAATTCAAAACACGAATTTCGAATATTCGACAATTGATGAATGATGCCGTTGCCTACGATGCAGAACGAGTAGAAACTGTAAAAACAAGACTTCGCACTGCATTAGATGAACTTCAAGCAAATGTAGATGAAAATCGTTTCGAGCAAGAATTGATTTTCTATTTGGAAAAATATGATATTACTGAAGAAAAAGTTCGACTTGGCAATCATTTAGATTATTTCCTAGAAACCTTAAAAAGTAATGAAGCAAACGGTCGAAAACTAGGATTCATTACTCAGGAAATGGGTCGTGAAATAAACACCATGGGATCTAAATCAAATCACTCAGAAATGCAAAAATTAGTGGTAATGATGAAAGATGAATTGGAAAAAATAAAAGAGCAAGTGCTTAATGTTCTTTAA
- a CDS encoding DMT family transporter: protein MSKRNWALIAATLVSIIYGVTFTIAKDVMPKYIDAFGFIFLRVGGSMLLFWLSTLFVKTEKIEKTDFPRIIAASFFGIAFNMLTFFKGLSYTSPIMGAVLMVTTPMIVLVLSAILIKERMENRKILGILLGLAGTVTLILYGKSMVNAPNAMLGNFLVFVNAVSYGFYLIIVKKLMDKYKAISFVKWIYFFGFLMVIPFGWSEFQAVDWTIVPTSAYLKIGFVVIFSTFLTYLLNLLSMKELKPTTVAVFIYLQPLFASIFAIGLGKDELSWVKIGSALLIFIGIYLVTQKKQTAVSKQ from the coding sequence ATGAGTAAAAGAAATTGGGCGCTTATTGCCGCTACATTGGTATCCATTATTTATGGTGTGACTTTTACGATTGCCAAAGATGTTATGCCAAAATATATTGATGCTTTCGGATTTATATTCCTTCGAGTTGGAGGTTCAATGTTGTTATTCTGGCTTTCTACTTTATTTGTTAAAACAGAAAAAATTGAAAAAACAGATTTTCCAAGAATCATTGCTGCTTCTTTTTTTGGAATTGCTTTTAATATGCTCACTTTTTTTAAAGGACTAAGCTATACTTCTCCCATAATGGGAGCTGTTTTAATGGTTACTACCCCTATGATTGTATTGGTTCTTTCTGCCATACTTATAAAAGAAAGGATGGAAAATCGAAAAATACTAGGTATTTTGCTAGGTCTGGCTGGAACTGTAACTTTAATACTCTACGGAAAATCGATGGTCAATGCACCCAATGCCATGTTGGGTAATTTCTTGGTATTTGTAAATGCTGTTTCGTATGGCTTTTATCTCATCATTGTCAAAAAGCTAATGGATAAGTACAAAGCGATTTCTTTTGTAAAATGGATTTATTTCTTTGGATTTCTAATGGTTATACCTTTTGGCTGGAGCGAATTTCAAGCGGTAGACTGGACAATTGTGCCTACATCTGCTTACTTAAAAATAGGCTTTGTAGTTATTTTTTCGACCTTCCTGACTTATCTACTGAATTTGCTTTCGATGAAAGAACTAAAACCCACAACAGTGGCAGTATTTATCTACTTACAACCGCTTTTTGCTTCTATTTTTGCCATTGGATTGGGAAAAGATGAATTGAGCTGGGTTAAAATTGGTTCTGCTTTATTAATCTTTATTGGAATTTATTTAGTGACACAAAAAAAGCAAACAGCTGTAAGCAAACAGTAA
- a CDS encoding arsenate reductase family protein: MRKIYYLKTCSTCQRILKSLPHLDTFELQDIKTEPMTVKQVEEMQQMAGSYEVLFSKRATLYKEMGLKDEKLTEADFKRYILEHYTFLSRPVIIVDGKIFVGNSAKTVDAAIQFLSNE; encoded by the coding sequence ATGAGAAAAATATATTACTTAAAAACGTGCAGTACTTGTCAGCGTATACTTAAATCATTACCTCATCTTGACACTTTCGAACTACAAGACATAAAGACTGAGCCTATGACGGTTAAACAAGTAGAAGAAATGCAACAAATGGCTGGTAGTTATGAAGTCCTTTTCAGTAAAAGAGCTACTCTATATAAAGAAATGGGACTGAAAGATGAAAAACTTACTGAAGCCGACTTTAAAAGATATATTTTAGAACACTACACCTTTTTATCTCGTCCAGTAATTATTGTTGATGGTAAAATATTTGTTGGAAACAGTGCTAAAACTGTTGACGCAGCTATTCAATTTTTGAGCAATGAGTAA
- a CDS encoding DUF3298 and DUF4163 domain-containing protein: protein MIKSLYFILLASFFISCKKENPTINIKKTNTEFEASKSNIDTLAFDIKKFEKYSVYKSDTTKIEIEIPVSKTKSVVTDSINKLLLKKFHSIFTNDTLHEPKNFDAICSTFITEYNDYLKEDSEYSTAWEAIGHASINYQSPKLINVTISYYAFTGGAHGNDASLSFLIDAKTGKQIKKENLFSDLKGFTKLAEQKFRKQQEVPKNVNINETGYWFTDEKFHLPKNIFLTKKGIELVYNQYEVASYAEGPIVLLIPYKEAEKYLKIK, encoded by the coding sequence GTGATAAAATCATTGTACTTTATCCTTCTTGCCAGTTTTTTTATTAGTTGCAAAAAAGAAAACCCAACTATTAATATCAAAAAAACAAACACTGAATTTGAAGCTTCAAAATCAAATATTGACACTTTAGCTTTTGACATAAAAAAGTTCGAAAAGTATAGCGTATACAAATCTGATACTACCAAAATAGAAATTGAAATCCCAGTTTCAAAAACAAAATCTGTGGTTACAGACAGTATCAATAAGTTACTATTAAAAAAATTCCATTCGATATTCACAAACGATACGCTTCATGAACCCAAAAATTTCGATGCCATCTGTTCTACTTTCATAACAGAATATAATGACTATCTAAAAGAAGACTCTGAATATAGTACTGCTTGGGAAGCTATTGGCCACGCATCAATTAACTATCAATCGCCCAAATTAATAAACGTAACGATCAGCTACTATGCCTTTACAGGTGGTGCACACGGTAATGACGCTTCACTTTCCTTTTTAATTGATGCTAAAACTGGCAAACAAATCAAAAAAGAAAACTTGTTTTCCGACCTTAAGGGATTTACAAAATTAGCCGAACAGAAATTTAGAAAACAACAAGAAGTTCCTAAAAATGTCAACATCAATGAAACTGGATATTGGTTTACTGATGAAAAATTTCATTTACCTAAAAACATCTTCCTGACTAAAAAAGGAATAGAATTAGTTTACAATCAATACGAAGTTGCTTCTTATGCAGAAGGCCCAATTGTATTATTAATCCCTTACAAAGAAGCTGAGAAATATTTAAAAATAAAATAA
- a CDS encoding acyl-CoA thioesterase, with product MGIFTKEISIRWSDLDPNFHMRHSAFYDFGAQHRIEVLEQHGLTMKVMQQQFFGPVLFREEAIFRKEIHLSDTITITTKMGKMKADASRWTIVHELRNQRDELCAVISVDGAWMDTKLRKLASPTPQIVVDVMNAFPKTEDFIQL from the coding sequence ATGGGTATTTTTACAAAAGAGATTTCTATTCGCTGGTCAGATCTTGATCCTAATTTTCATATGCGCCACAGTGCTTTTTACGATTTTGGGGCACAGCACCGTATCGAAGTTTTAGAGCAACATGGTTTGACCATGAAAGTGATGCAACAACAGTTTTTTGGTCCAGTTTTGTTCCGAGAAGAAGCAATTTTTAGAAAAGAAATTCATTTAAGTGATACAATTACGATTACAACTAAGATGGGAAAAATGAAAGCAGATGCTTCGCGTTGGACTATCGTTCATGAACTGAGAAATCAAAGAGATGAACTTTGTGCAGTGATTAGTGTTGACGGAGCTTGGATGGATACAAAGTTGAGAAAATTAGCAAGTCCAACACCGCAAATTGTTGTAGATGTAATGAATGCTTTCCCTAAAACTGAAGATTTTATACAATTATAA
- a CDS encoding DinB family protein, which yields MQTTFKINLLSRNVLLKFLEDHTLEQLNKVPEGFSNNLIWNIGHIVVVQQMLVYRLSGLPMVISDAMVAKYMRGTKPETDVSQEEVEEIKLLLFTTLEQSKKDFENDIFKTYTEFTTSTGYTVTSAKDAIEFNNYHEGMHTGIMMQIKKFL from the coding sequence ATGCAAACAACTTTTAAAATTAACCTTTTATCACGTAATGTTCTTTTGAAATTTCTTGAAGATCATACACTGGAACAACTAAATAAAGTTCCAGAAGGATTTAGTAATAATTTGATATGGAATATTGGTCATATAGTAGTCGTACAACAAATGCTGGTTTACAGATTGTCAGGATTGCCTATGGTGATTTCAGATGCAATGGTTGCTAAATACATGAGAGGGACAAAACCCGAAACCGATGTGAGTCAAGAAGAAGTTGAGGAAATCAAATTGTTGTTATTTACAACTTTAGAACAATCTAAAAAAGATTTTGAAAACGATATTTTCAAAACCTATACCGAATTTACTACATCAACTGGATATACGGTTACAAGTGCAAAGGATGCGATAGAATTTAATAATTACCACGAAGGAATGCATACTGGAATTATGATGCAAATCAAAAAATTTCTTTAA